The segment AAACGTTCGGATGCGCTTTGATGTGGATGAGCGTTTAAGCGGTTTGGTACCCCGTGTGTTGCCCAGCGTGTATGACCAATACCTACCGTTCCTTCAACGCTTGGATCCACAATATTACGAAGGTCCGCAATGCGTCCTTTTTCTTTAAAAACGTGCACACCTTCTGCATTTTTCACCGCAATACCTGCAGAATCGTATCCTCGATATTCAAGCTTTTCTAATCCTTTTAATAAAATTTCTTTCACATCTTGTTGTCCAATATATCCAACAATACCACACATAGATTCTCTTCCTCCCTAAATTTGGGGGCAAGAGGCTGGGGGCGCTCTTGCCCCCTTATCTCTGTATTTTTTTGTTCACGCATTTCCTTCCCTTTGTGCACCGAGTTGCCTCGATGTTTTAAGAAAGGAAAATCGGTTGTGCGTGGCAACCGGGAGGCATCCGCCGAACAATCGATCAACCTCCTCCTCGTCAACTAAGCCGTGTGTGTCGTCCCGTTAGCGGCTTAGTCCGGGCGCTTTAAAACAAACTAATTACCCACTACCCACCTTTCTATTTTTGACTAAACATGAACTCAAACGTAATCATACACTACTGGTTTTTTTTTCGTCAACTATTTTTACAAATATTACAATTGACAGAAATCTAAGAAGTGATTTGTAACTGCTTACATTCTAGCGTATGCAACAGAAGGAAAGGAGTTCATTTTTTAAAAGACCATATTTTTTTCTATGTTTCCGACTTGTATGGACCTTCAAAGGAATGCTTAGTAGACATTCATCTATAGAACTATTTTTAATCCCTAAATGTCAAATTAAACATCTTTAACTACATACAAGGATTGCTTATAGAAACCATTTTCGGATCACTTTTTTGACCAAATCAGAGTTTTTAAACCTTAGGGAGGAGCTTTATTTCTTATTTTGTAGCTGCAGGACGATAAAGATGAACACACTCCAACGATTGTGGTAGTATTATTTGTAAGTTTGAACGTTGTAAAAAAATGAGGGGAGAAGAAAATATGACTGTTCAACGCCGTATTCGATGCATCAAAACAGTTCAAATAACCACTAACAGTCCGATTCATAAAAGCGGTCCAATACTAGAGCCTGGAAATTGGCAAGAACATGACCCCTTTTTATTTTTAATGGAGGATATTTTCCAAAGGGGGACATTTGATTTTCATCCGCATCGTGGCATTGAGACAGTGACGTATGTGATTTACGGTCAACTCGAACATTTTGACAATAAAGCTGGTCATGGCACACTTGGTCCTGGGGATGTTCAATGGATGACAGCGGGGCGAGGAGTGATTCATAAAGAAGATCCAGCGCCAGGGTCGACGGTGCATAGCTTACAACTATGGATCAATCTACCGAGCACGAAAAAAATGACAGAACCCCGTTATCAAAATTTAAAGTCCGAAGAAATGCCGGTTCGCCAAGAAAAGGGGGCAGTGATTCGTGTTTTTTCCGGATCTTCGCAGGGGGTCAAAGCCTCGACTCTTAACCATGTTCCTGTAACGATGGTAGAAATGACGTTAGAGCCGGGAGCAAGCGTCGTACAAGATTTGCCGGGCAGTTATAACGGATTTCTCTACATTTTAGAAGGAAGCGGTAAATTCGGTGTCGATGGTACCGAGGGAAAGAACGGGCAAGCATTATTTCTAAGTCGTCATGATAAGGAGGAGGAAAGCGAACTGATTGTTAGCGCTAACGAAAAATTACGTGTCCTTCTTTATGCTGGTGAACCAGTCAATGAACCGATTGTCGCATATGGACCGTTTGTAATGAACACAACCGAAGAAATTCACCAAGCCATTCGTGATTATCAAGAAGGAAAGTTCGCCGAGTAACAATATGGAGCTTTTTTTCATTTTGCGACTGGTGAGTAAGAAAACATCCTAAACCAAAAGGGTAGATTTTTTGATAGTCCGTATTCCGTTAGACATGCTGAAGGTTTTTGGGGGACGAACGCATAGTCCCTCTTCTTAAGACTGATCTCATAAAAAATAAAGGAGAGCACGTATTATATTACTAATATGTGCTCTCCATTTTAATTTTTGAGTCAAGTATGCCAAATCGATGAAAAAGGTCCTTTCCAAACATGATCGGCTTCTACATACGGTTAGCCTTTACTCTTCTAATCCCATCTCTTCTTTTACGACAGCAGCAATTCGTTCAACATATGACTCGCACGCTTCTTCTGTTGGAGCTTCTGCCATGACGCGAACGAGCGGTTCCGTACCGGATGGTCGAACGAGAATACGGCCGTTTCCGTTCATTTCATCTTCTACTTGTGCAATGATGTCTTTTACTTTTTCGTTTTCCATGACGCGGTGCTTGTCATTTACACGAACGTTCACTAATTTTTGTGGGAACTTTTGCATTTCACCCACTAATTCGGATAATTTTTTGTTTGTCATTTTCATAATGTTGACAAGCTGTAAACCAGTCAATAAACCATCGCCGGTCGTATTATAGTCAAGGAAAATAATGTGACCGGATTGTTCCCCACCTAAGTTATAGCCGTTTTTCTTCATTTCCTCTACGACATAACGGTCGCCAACAGCGGTTTGGACGCTTTGAATGCCTAGCGCTTCTAATCCTTTATGGAATCCTAAGTTACTCATTACCGTAGAAACAACCGTACCGTGCTTTAGGCGATTTTGTTCGTTTAAATATTTCGCACAAATGTACATAATTTGGTCACCATCAACGACGTTTCCATTTTCATCAATCGCGATTAAGCGGTCACCATCGCCATCAAATGCTAGACCAACGTCGGCGCCTTTTTCGAGTACGAATTTTGCTAATGCTTCAGGATGAGTAGAACCGACACCGTCGTTAATGTTTAAGCCGTTCGGTGAAGCCCCCATTGTTGATAAATCCGCTTCTAAATCAGCAAATAAATGAGGTGCTAAAGAGGACGTCGCACCATGAGCACAATCAAGTGCAATATGTATGCCAGAGAAGTCCTCGTCCACCGTTTGCTTTAAATATTGTAAATATTTCTGTCCACCTTCAAAGTAGTCGCTCACTTGGCCGAGATCAGCGCCTACTGGACGTGGAAGTTCGTCTTTTTCCATTTCAAGCAACTTTTCAATCTCCGCTTCTTGCTCATCAGAAAGCTTAAAGCCGTCTGGACCGAAAAATTTAATTCCGTTATCCGCTACTGGATTGTGAGAAGCGGAAATCATGACCCCTGCTTGTGCTCCTAACGCTTTTGTTAAAAAGGCCACGCCTGGTGTGGAAATGACGCCAAGTCGCATTACTTCAGCACCAATCGATAGTAAACCAGCGACTAGAGCACCTTCTAACATATGACCAGAAATTCGCGTGTCACGTCCAATTAACACTTTCGGACGGTCGGTATCTTTTGTTAACACATATCCACCAAAACGACCAAGCTTAAAAGCTAATTCCGGTGTTAATTCCGAGTTTGCAACCCCACGTACTCCGTCAGTACCAAAATATTTTCCCATTGGATCATTCTCTCCTTCATACTCAAGTATTCTCTTACGCTGATTGTTTTTCAAATATTTTCACTTGAAGCGTTGGCTTGGATAATGTCCATATCACTTGTTCAGGTCCTTCGACTTTAATTGTTACTTCATGTTCACCAACAGCTAATTTGGAAACATCTACATATACTTGGAAGTCATCTACTTGCAGTTGGTCGACTTGACTTTTCAGTCCTTGAACCGTCAAGTCGACTTGTCCTTCATCCACGTACTCCATTTCATAAGATGTGCTTAATCCCACTGTTTTCACCGCTATATTCTCAAAAGTTTTCTTTTCCACTGGATCGATTTTCACATTAACGGTGACATTTGGAACACTCGCTTTATTTAATCCTTTTTGTAATTCAACCGGTAAGGTAATTTCGGTTGTCTCTTTTATTTTACTTAAATCTACTTCAAGTTCTAGTGCATCAATGTTTTTTAACACTTCTTCGTACCCATACAACGTCACTTCTTTGACTGAAGGAACCACTTCGATTAGTTCGGCTCCACCTGGTAGTTCACCGGATGTTTTAATTCGAACCGGTACGGTTTTACTTGGGTTTTTTACTGGAATAGTCACTTGGACCGTTTTTGGTTGAACGATGACATTCAATTTGTTTAAGTTGTGGTCCAATACAAGAATAGAAGCCTCCCTTGATATCGTTTCACCAATTTTTCCTTGCCAATCAATCGTTGCCTTGACATAGCTAATTTGGTCGATGACGTCTTTTGCCCCGATGATAGTCACTTTTTCTGGATGAATAATCGGCGTTTCCGCAATAAATCCTTCTGCTAATTGATTTTTGTTAAATTCTGCTTCCACGGAAAATTCTTTGCTTACTCGTTCTTGAATCGATACGGTGGCATACGCTGGATCGATTCTTACCGTTAGTTTATCCGAAATGTTTTCATATTTAATCGGTACTTGTGATACACCGATATTGGCATTGGTCAAGTCCACGTAAATACGAAAATCCTTCAACGCTTTCGTTGATTGAACAATACTTCTTGGTCCTTCAATCGTCACATCGACTGTTTCCGGAACCCCTGTCACAACTAAATTTTCAGAATCATAAATAACCTCAACAGGAACACCCCGGATGGTCTCCGTATTGTCGGATTGTTTGAGGGCGGATGTTCCTAATTTCTCTAGTTCAGGATTAACGGACAAATACAACATAATCGCTAAAATGAGGGAAATAATCCTCATAAACCATCTGCTATCCATTAATTTATCCATTGCTTTTCTTCCCCCTAAAGGTCCATCGCGGTGAGGAAAATTGTTTCGTTTTCGTCGTTAGGAGCAGTTCGTGTGAAAGTAACTCTTCAAACGCCCCCGGTGACAAATCCCGATACAACTCTCCGTTTTTCGCAATGGAAATGCTTCCTGTTTCTTCGGAGACAACGATCGTCACACTATCCGTTACCTCACTAATTCCTAACGCTGCCCGATGTCGAGTTCCAAGTTCTTTGGAAATAAATGGGCTTTCCGACAATGGAAGATAGCAGGCAGCCGCGGCGATTTTTTGTTTTTGAATAATCACCGCACCATCATGCAATGGAGTATTTGGAATAAAAATGTTAATTAATAATTCCGAGGATAGATTTGAGTCGAGAGAGATTCCGGTTTCAATATAGTCTCCCATACCGGTATCCCGCTCAATCGATATGAGGGCACCAATTCGTCGCTTCGCCATATAATTCGTAGCCTTTACAATGGCTTCGACCATCTTTTTACGTTCTTCTTCCTCTTGATTACTGCGTGTGAACAACCGTCCCCGACCTAATTGTTCTAACGCCCTTCTTAATTCTGGTTGGAAAATAATAATGACCGCTAAAAAACCCCAAGTAAGGGCCTTTTCAAGCATCCAACTGAGCGTATTAAACCCTAAAAATTCGCTTAGAAAACGGACGATAACAATAACAAAAATCCCTTTTAATAATTGGACGGCTTTCGTCCCACGAATCACTTTTATTAATTTATAAATCACTAACCAAACGAGTAATATATCTAAAATATTGGATAGGTAATCCAATATGGTAAACTGTGAGAACGGCATGCTTCATCCTCCATTTACTTACTCCCGAGCGAATAGTTCAACTTCTATCTCTTAACTGTTTTATTATATCATAACTTGACGTCAGACCAATAATGGGAGAAAACACTGTTTTTTTATCATTCTTCCTTTGTGTCTTCCTTTGTGCAAAAGAAAATGGACCAATGAAATGGTCCTTATTCGCGCATGTTTTGTTTACGTTCCTTCCTTACTGTAACTCCATACAATGAGAAGATGAATTATCAAGATGAAAAACAAATAGTCTTCTACACGCTTATCGTTGAAAACAGTATTAACGAACATTATGAAGATCACAGGGACAAATAATAAAAATAAGCGCTGCCCCCTATTGGGATAACTAGTCATATATTTCATTACAGCCAACCATAATGCGGGAATAAATAGTGTTACAAAGATGATTAAAAAGGCCACTTCCCTAACTTCCAAAAGACTCCTACCTTTTACTAGCTTTATCCATGTAAAAAAGCAGCCTTTTAAGTTACTTTATTCCTCTTCTAAGACAGGTTCCCGCTCAAACAATTGCATTGCTTCTTTAAATCCTTCTTTCAATTTATGCCATAACCAATCAAACGCTTGATTAATTTCTTCAATTTCGCCTGTAACGTTTCCAGCAGAGGCTAAATATTGATTACCGTTAATGACCGTGACATTTCCTTTTACTTCACCTTCGATCCGAATATCCCCATTCCGAACGACGATGTCTCCTTTGACTACTTCTCCTTCTGGTACGATGACCGTATGATTTTCAACGACTAAATTCGGTTGCTTTGTAAAAGAAAATTGTTGGTCTTCGTTCCATGTCGTTGTTAAACTTCCCATCATTAGTACAAAAAAGAGCGAGGCTGCAGTTAAAAACGGATGGTTTCGGAACCAGCGATTGATGCCTACTTTTTTCTTTTCTTTCGGTAATTTTTGCATCACGCTTTCTGTAAAATTATCAGGTGCTTTTATATGAGATGTACTTTGAACTAAGGCAATTGTCTTTTTTAATTCGTGAAAATGATGTTGACATTCTTTACATGTTTGTAAATGATCTCGTAAAAATTTTTCCTTATCAGCTGAAAGTTCTTCATCTAAATAT is part of the Bacillus sp. (in: firmicutes) genome and harbors:
- a CDS encoding phosphoglucosamine mutase yields the protein MGKYFGTDGVRGVANSELTPELAFKLGRFGGYVLTKDTDRPKVLIGRDTRISGHMLEGALVAGLLSIGAEVMRLGVISTPGVAFLTKALGAQAGVMISASHNPVADNGIKFFGPDGFKLSDEQEAEIEKLLEMEKDELPRPVGADLGQVSDYFEGGQKYLQYLKQTVDEDFSGIHIALDCAHGATSSLAPHLFADLEADLSTMGASPNGLNINDGVGSTHPEALAKFVLEKGADVGLAFDGDGDRLIAIDENGNVVDGDQIMYICAKYLNEQNRLKHGTVVSTVMSNLGFHKGLEALGIQSVQTAVGDRYVVEEMKKNGYNLGGEQSGHIIFLDYNTTGDGLLTGLQLVNIMKMTNKKLSELVGEMQKFPQKLVNVRVNDKHRVMENEKVKDIIAQVEDEMNGNGRILVRPSGTEPLVRVMAEAPTEEACESYVERIAAVVKEEMGLEE
- a CDS encoding YbbR-like domain-containing protein, whose protein sequence is MDKLMDSRWFMRIISLILAIMLYLSVNPELEKLGTSALKQSDNTETIRGVPVEVIYDSENLVVTGVPETVDVTIEGPRSIVQSTKALKDFRIYVDLTNANIGVSQVPIKYENISDKLTVRIDPAYATVSIQERVSKEFSVEAEFNKNQLAEGFIAETPIIHPEKVTIIGAKDVIDQISYVKATIDWQGKIGETISREASILVLDHNLNKLNVIVQPKTVQVTIPVKNPSKTVPVRIKTSGELPGGAELIEVVPSVKEVTLYGYEEVLKNIDALELEVDLSKIKETTEITLPVELQKGLNKASVPNVTVNVKIDPVEKKTFENIAVKTVGLSTSYEMEYVDEGQVDLTVQGLKSQVDQLQVDDFQVYVDVSKLAVGEHEVTIKVEGPEQVIWTLSKPTLQVKIFEKQSA
- a CDS encoding TIGR00159 family protein, whose amino-acid sequence is MPFSQFTILDYLSNILDILLVWLVIYKLIKVIRGTKAVQLLKGIFVIVIVRFLSEFLGFNTLSWMLEKALTWGFLAVIIIFQPELRRALEQLGRGRLFTRSNQEEEERKKMVEAIVKATNYMAKRRIGALISIERDTGMGDYIETGISLDSNLSSELLINIFIPNTPLHDGAVIIQKQKIAAAACYLPLSESPFISKELGTRHRAALGISEVTDSVTIVVSEETGSISIAKNGELYRDLSPGAFEELLSHELLLTTKTKQFSSPRWTFRGKKSNG
- a CDS encoding pirin family protein — its product is MTVQRRIRCIKTVQITTNSPIHKSGPILEPGNWQEHDPFLFLMEDIFQRGTFDFHPHRGIETVTYVIYGQLEHFDNKAGHGTLGPGDVQWMTAGRGVIHKEDPAPGSTVHSLQLWINLPSTKKMTEPRYQNLKSEEMPVRQEKGAVIRVFSGSSQGVKASTLNHVPVTMVEMTLEPGASVVQDLPGSYNGFLYILEGSGKFGVDGTEGKNGQALFLSRHDKEEESELIVSANEKLRVLLYAGEPVNEPIVAYGPFVMNTTEEIHQAIRDYQEGKFAE
- a CDS encoding anti-sigma factor gives rise to the protein MKPCPPKIVEFMHEYLDEELSADKEKFLRDHLQTCKECQHHFHELKKTIALVQSTSHIKAPDNFTESVMQKLPKEKKKVGINRWFRNHPFLTAASLFFVLMMGSLTTTWNEDQQFSFTKQPNLVVENHTVIVPEGEVVKGDIVVRNGDIRIEGEVKGNVTVINGNQYLASAGNVTGEIEEINQAFDWLWHKLKEGFKEAMQLFEREPVLEEE